A region of the Candidatus Eisenbacteria bacterium genome:
GCGTACGGCGGGCGCTTCGTGCCGGAGACGGTGATGCCGGCCCTTCTCGATCTCGAGAAGGCGTACGCGGCGTGCCGGAGGGATCGCTCCTTCCGCCGCCGGCTCTCGGATCTCCTCCGCGCGCACTGCGGAAGGCCGACGCCGCTCTCCTTCGCCGCGCGTCTCTCCGCCGCCCTCGGCGGCCCGAAGATTTATTTGAAACGTGAAGATCTTTGCCACACGGGGGCGCACAAGATCAACAACGCGCTCGGGCAGGCGCTCCTCGCCCGCTCGATGGGGAAGAAACGGATCGTCGCCGAGACGGGGGCGGGGCAGCACGGGGTGGCGACGGCGGCCGCGGCGGCGCTCCTCGGGATGGAGTGCACGATCTACATGGGGACCGAGGACATGCGGCGGCAGGCCCCGAACGTCGCGCGGATTCGGCTCCTCGGCGCGGAGGTCGCGCCGGTCGACGCGGGATCGCGCACCCTGAAGGATGCGATCAACGAGGCGATGCGGGACTGGGTCACGAACGTGCGAACGACCCACTACCTCCTCGGATCGGTTCTCGGCCCGCACCCGTACCCGCTCCTCGTGAGGGACTTTCAGACGGTGATCGGCCGGGAGGCGCGCCGGCAGATCCTTCGAAGCGAGGGGCGCCTTCCCGACCTCCTCGTCGCGTGCGTCGGGGGAGGGTCGAACGCGATCGGCCTCTTTCATCCGTTTCTTCGGGACGAGCGGGTGGCGATGGTCGGGGTCGAGGCGGGAGGGAGGGGAGGGGCGCTCGGCGCGCACGCGGCCCGGTTCTTCGGCGGATCGGAAGGGGTCCTGCACGGCACGCGGAGCTTCCTGCTTCACGATCGCCACGGGCAGATCGCCCCGACTCACTCGATCTCCGCCGGCCTCGACTACCCCTCGATCGGACCGGAGCACAGCTTCCTCCGCGCCGAGGGGCGGGTTCGCTACGCGCGGGTCGGGGACCGGGCGGCGCTCGATGCCTTCCACCTTCTCGCGCGGACCGAGGGGATCCTCCCCGCCCTCGAATCGGCCCACGCGCTCGCCTACCTGGCGGAGCAGGCGCGCGCCCTCTCGAAGAAGACCCTCGTTCTCGTGAACCTCTCCGGCCGGGGGGACAAGGACCTGGAGACGGTCCGGAAGAGCCTCGGCAAGAAGGTTTCGGGATCGAAGGGGAAGCCCCCTCGTTCCCGCTGATCTCTCCGACCATTCGAACGGGATTTCATCCTTCAGGACTTGACAGTTGGCCCAAGAGAGGCTTTACTGAGGGCAAGCCGGATCGGTTGTTTCCCTTTTCGGAATCGGGTCCCCGCCGGATCGGCGGGTGTTCGCGGGTTCGTCCGTGATCGTCGAGGGAGGGCTCGCCGTGAGCCGTCCGGGCGCCCGGATGCCGTTCCCCCCCGCGTGTTCCTCGATCGCCGCCGCGCTTCTGGCGTGCGGTCTCCTCGCCTCGCCCTGGCTTTCCCCCTCGGTGCGCGCCGAAGGCCTTCGCGCGGTCGTCGTCACGATCGACGGAATCCGCGAGTCGGAGTTCCTCGCGTGGGGGGAGCGGCTCGCCGACTGGGCGTGCTCGTACGGGGCGTACGTTCCGGATGTGGTGAACGAGACGCGGGGGATCACCGATCCGAACCACGCGATCCTCTGGGGATCAGGCGATCCCGGGCAGTGCCTCAACATGGAAGGACATCCCGCCGAGCCGATGCACTTCGAGCTTCTCCGGAAGGAACGAGGGCTTTCGGAGTGCGTGGTTGCGTTCGCGACGGGGAAGGAGCATCTCGTCGCGACGAACGCGTTCTCGGCCCATCCGGAATACGGAAGGCTCTACCGCGCGCACACCTGTCTCGTGAGGTCTCCGGCCCCTTCCTGCATGGGGGTCGGCGCGCTCTACGAAGGGCCGGACTCGCTCATCGTTCGGGCGGCGCTCGACCACCTGCAGAACCACAACGTCGTCTGGATGGGGGTGAACCTGAGCGAGTACGACTTCTTGGCGCATGCGGTCGGCTTGACCTGTTGCGAGAACGATACGGTCTGCTACTGGGCGCGCCTGGAGGAGGTCTACCGCACCGCCGAGGGCCTCGTCGTCGACGAGATCTGGCCCTTCCTCGAATCCCATCCGCTCTACGCGGGCCGCACGCTCCTCGTCGTGGCGACCGACCATGGACGCCATCTGGATGATGTGCGAACCGGCTTCGTGGATCACGGCCACGGGTGGCTTCCGGACCACTCGGGCTGCCAACTGAACTGCGCCGGGTGCCGGGAGATCTGGGCGGTGTTCGTGGGGCCTGGAATCCGCGCGGGGACGGTCGCGTTCGGCACGTACAGGCTCGAGGACGTCGCGGCGACCGTCCGCCACTTGATGGGATTTCAGAACCCGTTCGAGAGAGGCTTTCCGATCGAGGAGATCTTGGAGGATCTGTCGACGGGTCTCGAGGGTCCGCGGAGGGCCGAGGGGGCGAGGCCCGAGGCGGGCGGGCCGAACCCGTTCCGAGGGTCTACGCGGGTCTCCTTCCGTCTCCCCGGCCCATTCCCTGTGGAGGCGCGGGTTCACGACCTCGCGGGGAGGGAGGTCCTTCGGGTCGATCTCGGGCGCCTCGACGCGGGACCGAACGAGTTCGTCTGGGACGGAAGGGACGCGCGGGGAGATCGGGCCGCCCCCGGGGTGTATTTCTGCGTGTTCCGATCGGACGGAGGAACGGAGCGGAAGAAGGTCGTGCTCCTTCGATGAGCCGCAACTATTCAGATGTCGATCGATGTGGTTTCGATAAACAAGAGACGAGAAAAGCATCTATCGATCGAATCAATCGATACGTTTGACTGTCGATTGATTGATATCGAGTCGATCGCGGGTTCTCGGCTCGAGCCGAGGAGAGACCCGAACCGCGAAGGGGATCTTCCGGCACGGAAGATCCCCGAGAGGCCTACGCCCGAGAGGATTCGAACCTCCGACACCTGGCTCCGGAGGCCAGTGCTCTATCCACTGAGCTACGGGCGCATGTCGAGAAAAGAAGCCGGCGTTCGCCGCGCGGCGCAGGGTGCATTGTAGCCCAGCCGCTCTCTCCGTCCAACCGAAATGTCTGGGCGCGCGGGGCGAGGCGGGCTTCGTTGGGAGGGGATGCGGCTTCTCGCCTCTCGCGCCCCGCCGGGAACCGGCGCGGGAGAGGTTGCACCCGGCAAAAAGGGCGAACACGGGCGGGAATCGGAGTGCCGAATCTGGGTAATCCGTTGCGAGACAATCGGTTCGATGCGGACGCGATCCCCGCGAGAAAAGAGTTGACAGGGAGGATTGGGGATCCTACAATGCCGCTCCACCCTTTGCGCGACCGGGAGAAACCGGCCGGGAACCGGCCTTCGCGCCCCGGTGTGGATCGGTCGCGAGGATGGCGAGCGTGCGCGAGGCGGCGACCTGGCGCGGCGGCCGGCGTCGCGGCGGAGGGAGCGCGGCCGAGCGGCCGCGCGGTCCGGGCTTCGGCGGGTCGGCGGAAGCCCGGGGGGCGTGCGGGGAGTTCACGGCTCACCCCCTGCTCCCCGGGAGCCGGCCCGGCGCGGGCGAACGGCGCCGGCGAACACGGATACGATCGAACAGGCCGCTTTCTCGTTCGGAGTCTGTGAATGGAGGTGGACGTCCGCATTTCCACTCTCCCTTGGGCTCACGGCGAATAGGCGGCCTTCTTCTTTTGGGGTGAAGGATCGGGCGGGAAGGCCCGCCGCGCGCTCGCTCGCGTGGACGGCGTCCGGCGGGACCGGCGCCGTCCTCTCGCTTTCTCTTCAAGGAACGCGCGAGGCCGAAACGGCGCGCCCGGCGAGCGCCTCCGGGAAGAAGATCGGGGCCTCGCCCTCGATCCCGCGGTTGTCCCTCCCGCGCGTCGGGCAGTACCCTCGTCACCGGAAGAAGGGAGCGAGCGCCATGTTCAGGCGGTCGGTGCGGATCGGCCTCGACTGGTCGGGAACAAGCGTCAAGGCGGTCCGCGTGGTTCTCTCCGGGGGACGCGCGCGGCTTTCCCACGCGGCGTCGGGCCCCGCGAGGGGAGAAGCCCGCGCCGGGATGGTGCTCCGGAACGCGGGGATCCGAGGGCGCGGCGCCGATCTCCGCGCCTCTCTCCCGGAGGGGGAGATCCACATCCGCGAGATCGACCTCCCGCTCGCGCCCGGAAC
Encoded here:
- the trpB gene encoding tryptophan synthase subunit beta, which gives rise to MTKRVPDRRGYFGAYGGRFVPETVMPALLDLEKAYAACRRDRSFRRRLSDLLRAHCGRPTPLSFAARLSAALGGPKIYLKREDLCHTGAHKINNALGQALLARSMGKKRIVAETGAGQHGVATAAAAALLGMECTIYMGTEDMRRQAPNVARIRLLGAEVAPVDAGSRTLKDAINEAMRDWVTNVRTTHYLLGSVLGPHPYPLLVRDFQTVIGREARRQILRSEGRLPDLLVACVGGGSNAIGLFHPFLRDERVAMVGVEAGGRGGALGAHAARFFGGSEGVLHGTRSFLLHDRHGQIAPTHSISAGLDYPSIGPEHSFLRAEGRVRYARVGDRAALDAFHLLARTEGILPALESAHALAYLAEQARALSKKTLVLVNLSGRGDKDLETVRKSLGKKVSGSKGKPPRSR
- a CDS encoding T9SS type A sorting domain-containing protein produces the protein MFAGSSVIVEGGLAVSRPGARMPFPPACSSIAAALLACGLLASPWLSPSVRAEGLRAVVVTIDGIRESEFLAWGERLADWACSYGAYVPDVVNETRGITDPNHAILWGSGDPGQCLNMEGHPAEPMHFELLRKERGLSECVVAFATGKEHLVATNAFSAHPEYGRLYRAHTCLVRSPAPSCMGVGALYEGPDSLIVRAALDHLQNHNVVWMGVNLSEYDFLAHAVGLTCCENDTVCYWARLEEVYRTAEGLVVDEIWPFLESHPLYAGRTLLVVATDHGRHLDDVRTGFVDHGHGWLPDHSGCQLNCAGCREIWAVFVGPGIRAGTVAFGTYRLEDVAATVRHLMGFQNPFERGFPIEEILEDLSTGLEGPRRAEGARPEAGGPNPFRGSTRVSFRLPGPFPVEARVHDLAGREVLRVDLGRLDAGPNEFVWDGRDARGDRAAPGVYFCVFRSDGGTERKKVVLLR